The Helianthus annuus cultivar XRQ/B chromosome 16, HanXRQr2.0-SUNRISE, whole genome shotgun sequence genome includes a window with the following:
- the LOC110916859 gene encoding vacuolar iron transporter homolog 4-like gives MAAQNAICISVSEVKTEQHGPEDEFDYSQRGQWLRAAVLGASDGLVSVASLMMGIGAVKHDVRAMILTGFAGLVAGACSMAIGEFVSVYSQRDVEVAQMKRDNRTAGNNNEEISEKEALPNPIQAAAASAIAFILGAMVPLLAAAFIVDHTVRLGVVVATVSLALVVFGWIGALFGRTPVVKSCFRILVGGWMAMAVTFGLTKWIGSTGL, from the coding sequence ATGGCTGCACAAAATGCTATATGCATTTCGGTTTCCGAGGTCAAAACCGAACAGCATGGTCCAGAGGACGAGTTTGACTACTCACAAAGGGGACAGTGGCTGCGTGCTGCTGTTCTTGGAGCTTCTGACGGTCTAGTTTCCGTAGCATCTCTGATGATGGGTATCGGAGCTGTTAAACATGACGTGAGAGCCATGATTCTTACAGGGTTTGCTGGCTTAGTAGCTGGTGCGTGCAGTATGGCGATTGGTGAGTTTGTTTCAGTCTACTCTCAACGTGACGTTGAGGTAGCTCAGATGAAGAGAGACAATAGAACCGCTGGAAACAACAATGAGGAGATTAGTGAGAAGGAAGCACTACCGAATCCCATTCAGGCTGCTGCAGCATCTGCCATTGCGTTTATATTGGGGGCCATGGTGCCGTTACTTGCTGCTGCATTTATTGTGGACCATACGGTTAGGCTGGGCGTGGTTGTAGCCACAGTGAGCCTTGCGCTTGTGGTTTTTGGGTGGATTGGAGCTCTTTTTGGGAGGACTCcggttgtgaaatcttgtttcaGGATTCTGGTTGGCGGTTGGATGGCTATGGCCGTTACTTTTGGGTTGACCAAGTGGATAGGGTCTACTGGTCTGTAG